Within Psychrobacter sp. AH5, the genomic segment CCTCTGCCCATGTCACCGATAGGATCGTTTTTACCACTGATAAAGAGCATGGCAAAGTCTTTTTTGATAGTAGTTGCCCAGCCTTTATTAAGACCTGATTGCATTAGGGTAAATAGCGTCAAATAGCCATTATTAGTAAATTCAAACCCCGTTAAAGGGTCAGCTTCATAAGCCTCAATATTGGCCTGATTCTCGCTTAACCAAGCAAAGGGCGAGGAGGAAATACGGTTATCAAGCTTACTATTAAGCACTTTATTCATGGTAGTAGCAAATAGCGTATTGGGCTTTTTAGGCGCGACTTTTGCTAGTAGCTTATTGATAGGCAAAATAGCTTTTGCTAACGGATTGACATCAGCGCTACCCATCAAGATAGCGCCAGCGAAGTTATGTGCGTGATGCTTCATTACCGTGCGCACAATAAAGGAGCCCATGGAGTGTCCCATAACGAAATGCGGGACATCAGGATGCCGAGCTTTTAGGTTATCTGCCATCAAGATTACATCTTTTAATAAAGTCTGCACCGGATGCTCATCACCAAAAAACCCAAGCTCGCTTGCGGACTTGACTGTCTTGCCATGACCGAGCTGATCATACGTGGCTACTGCAATACCGTTATCCGCTAAGAATTGTGCAAACTCGCTATAGCGGCCGCTGTGCTCGCTCATACCATGAATTATTAATAAGGTAGCAGTTATTTTAGTAGCACTATCTGTAGGCTCAAAAAAACTATGGTGTAAATAGTGGCTAGTATCCGATGAGGTGATTTGCTCGGTAGTACTCATAAAGCTTCCTTGATCGATTTGGAGATTAACAAGATGGGTTAAGATTTTATTGCGCCGTATTATGGCTAGATAAACTGTCGTAAATCGTTTTGCCTTCTTTGATGGTTTTTACCACTTTGATATCCCGTATTTTATCGGCTGGTACGCTCAAAGGATTTTGATCCAAAATAACTAAATCCGCTAATTTGCCAGGAGTCAACGAGCCTTTGCTGTCCTCTTCATAATACTCATAAGCGGCGTGGCTGGTGATTGCTTTTAGCGCTTGATAAGGGCTGGCGCGCTCATCGACACCGATAATTTTGCCAGTGCGTGAGGTACGATTGACCGCGGACCAGATACCAAATAAAGGATCGACAGGGGTGACGGTATCATCTGAGTGGTTGGTATATTTTAGTCCCATTTTATCGGCAGTGGCAATCGGACTTAAGAAGTTTGCGCGAGCTAAGCCTAAGTTTTTGACATGGACATCGCCCCAAAAGTAAGCGTGATTGGTAAAGAATGACGGTAGCATTTTATACTTTTTGAAAGCTTGTAGTTGATCAAGGCGCGCGAACTGCGCATGAATGGGAACGGTACGACGATCTTTATCCGCCGCTTGTCCGGTCTTTTTGATGGCATACTCATGAGCTTTAATCACCATATCGGTGGCACCATCGCCATTATTATGGATAAAGAGCTGATTATCGCGAGCATAAGCTTTGGCAAACATCTCATTGAGCTCATCTTGACTCAAGCTTGGCAGGCCGCGGCAGTTACTATCACAATCGGCTACAGGCGTTAGATAAGGCTGACTAAAATAAGCGGTCTTGCCTTGCGGGGAGCCATCAGCGATAATCTTTGTGCCTTGTACTTTAAAGCCGTTTTGATAGCTTTTCCATTTAAAATCTTTATCCGCTAAGTTCTCATCCAAGTCGCTCACGCCAGCTAGGGATATCAAATCGATCTTTAGCTTACCAGCATCAGCTTGCGCCTGAAAAAACTTAATGGCATCACGCGTGGTTGAACCATCTTGGGCGGTGGTAATGCCATTGCTGGCATAATAGTCCTGCGTTTGCTCAAAGAACTGAGCTTGCTTAGGAGCCAGTACTTCTAATAAGTTACGCACGAAAGGATACATAGCGGTCTCTTGCACCAAACCGTTTGGCTCGTTAGAGCCTTTGACCCGAGCAATATTACCACCCTCTGGCGCTTTACTATCGGCCGTGATATTCATCTCAGCTAAGCCTTTAGAGTTCGCCACGCCCATATGACCGCTAGTATGTTGTAGATAAACCGGATTATTAGGCAGCACGCTATCGATCTCATCTTTGGTCGGATGACGACCCTCCGCTAATTGGGTCTCATCATAACCCCAGCCAAATCTCCACTCGCCATCAGCGATATTATTATCTTTTTTATAAGCCTTTAGCGCTTGCAGCATTTTATCTATACTGTCAATCTTGCCTACTGGTGGTGGATTTAGATCAGCTTGACCGAATGTGTTAGAAATCATACCAAAATGACTGTGCGGATCGATAAACCCTGGTAATAAAGTTTGGTTTTTTAGATTGACTGAGATGGCATTTTTATATTTTGACTGTGCTTTGTCCAAGGTACCTACATAAGCAATTTTGCCGCCTTTAGTGACTAAGGCTTCGACCATCTCTGGCTGGTCGCTTTGCATAGTAATAATGTCGCCGTTATAGTAAACGGTGGCGGTAGAGTCTAGATTGTCTACGCTTTGCTTAGTCTTTGCTACGGTTTTATTCGTTTTTGTGAA encodes:
- a CDS encoding lysophospholipase translates to MSTTEQITSSDTSHYLHHSFFEPTDSATKITATLLIIHGMSEHSGRYSEFAQFLADNGIAVATYDQLGHGKTVKSASELGFFGDEHPVQTLLKDVILMADNLKARHPDVPHFVMGHSMGSFIVRTVMKHHAHNFAGAILMGSADVNPLAKAILPINKLLAKVAPKKPNTLFATTMNKVLNSKLDNRISSSPFAWLSENQANIEAYEADPLTGFEFTNNGYLTLFTLMQSGLNKGWATTIKKDFAMLFISGKNDPIGDMGRGVQKVVNRLKQQKFSDITIKLYPHMRHEPLQELEKHTVYQDILAWINNHLKNS
- a CDS encoding amidohydrolase; this translates as MTLMPLLKPTLLSLGIIAMMGCSSSHDTAFTKTNKTVAKTKQSVDNLDSTATVYYNGDIITMQSDQPEMVEALVTKGGKIAYVGTLDKAQSKYKNAISVNLKNQTLLPGFIDPHSHFGMISNTFGQADLNPPPVGKIDSIDKMLQALKAYKKDNNIADGEWRFGWGYDETQLAEGRHPTKDEIDSVLPNNPVYLQHTSGHMGVANSKGLAEMNITADSKAPEGGNIARVKGSNEPNGLVQETAMYPFVRNLLEVLAPKQAQFFEQTQDYYASNGITTAQDGSTTRDAIKFFQAQADAGKLKIDLISLAGVSDLDENLADKDFKWKSYQNGFKVQGTKIIADGSPQGKTAYFSQPYLTPVADCDSNCRGLPSLSQDELNEMFAKAYARDNQLFIHNNGDGATDMVIKAHEYAIKKTGQAADKDRRTVPIHAQFARLDQLQAFKKYKMLPSFFTNHAYFWGDVHVKNLGLARANFLSPIATADKMGLKYTNHSDDTVTPVDPLFGIWSAVNRTSRTGKIIGVDERASPYQALKAITSHAAYEYYEEDSKGSLTPGKLADLVILDQNPLSVPADKIRDIKVVKTIKEGKTIYDSLSSHNTAQ